One Rhodothermales bacterium genomic region harbors:
- a CDS encoding cell division protein ZapA, with protein sequence MEKTIRVDVMGREYPLRISASDEAVTREMAAYVDARMRAFKTAFPKQPEVTTAVVTALALVEELFAARDAQARMLAEADREAAQLDALLEEVMGASTHGATPELQGGPAGRS encoded by the coding sequence ATGGAAAAAACGATACGAGTGGATGTAATGGGGCGCGAATATCCGCTCCGCATTTCCGCATCCGACGAAGCCGTCACCCGAGAAATGGCCGCTTATGTCGATGCCAGGATGCGGGCGTTTAAGACCGCATTTCCCAAACAACCCGAGGTGACTACCGCGGTTGTTACCGCGCTTGCGCTCGTGGAGGAGCTGTTTGCCGCTCGAGACGCCCAGGCTCGGATGCTGGCCGAGGCGGATCGGGAAGCGGCGCAGTTGGATGCCCTCCTCGAAGAAGTGATGGGCGCCTCCACGCACGGTGCGACGCCGGAGCTGCAGGGAGGCCCCGCCGGCCGGTCCTGA